A single window of Zea mays cultivar B73 chromosome 10, Zm-B73-REFERENCE-NAM-5.0, whole genome shotgun sequence DNA harbors:
- the LOC100281730 gene encoding Probably inactive leucine-rich repeat receptor-like protein kinase At5g06940 precursor produces MAAATCLPLFVLVSVLMAASTSPSSAAETPQELLLDFKASLQDPSGALSAWSSSTPYCNWPHVACAISAAANATVSVSISLQGLGLSGDLAASSLCRVRGLIALSLASNGFNQTIPLELSRCASLASLNLSAGAFWGPLPEQLAMLTSLVSLDLSRNSFEGQVPAGLAALGGLQVLDLGENLLSGVLHPALFGNLTSLHLLDLSRNQFLDSELPRELGRMSSLRWLFLQGSGFSGVIPESFLGLEQLEALDLSMNNLAGVVPPGFGLRLQKLMTLDLSQNGLSGQLPEEIASCSMLRRFEVHDNAFSGELPAGLWSLPDLRVIRAQNNRFTGRLREFPGGQSRLEQVQIDNNSFSGGIPQSIGLVRTMYRFSASLNELNGSLPDNLCDSPAMSIINISRNALSGTIPAFKNCRRLVSLYLAGNGFTGPIPASLGDLQVLTYIDLSSNALTGGIPTELQNLKLALLNVSYNQLSGRVPPSLITELPAVFLQGNPGLCGPGLPKDCDADAPSRRRQGLAVAATVASFLTGVALLAVGAFAVCKRLRGSESSSSSSPWKLVLFHPVRITGEELLAGFHDKNIIGRGAFGRVYLIELQDGQKVAVKRLVNSSGKLTFRVAKNEMEALAKIRHKNIAKVLGFFYSGSDGEVSIIYDHSQSQVGSLQDLICAPKLTICWKDRVRIALGVAQGLAHLHHDHAPQVLHRDLKSSNVLLLGDELEPRVTGFGIDRVVGEMAYQSCMSSDLNYKCYVAPEQSCTKKPTHLMDVYSFGVILLELVTAAQRPASDGESVDVVKWVRRRANVTDGVSQILDPSIASAATQKGMQATLELALRCTSVVPDRRPAMDEVARSLQAISFASVHPQTPMLTKSPGTLEP; encoded by the exons ATGGCCGCCGCCACCTGCCTCCCTCTCTTCGTCCTCGTTTCAGTACTGATGGCCGCCTCGACCTCGCCGTCTTCGGCGGCAGAGACGCCGCAGGAGCTGCTGCTCGACTTCAAGGCGTCCCTGCAGGACCCGTCGGGCGCTCTCTCCGCCTGGTCGAGCTCCACGCCCTACTGCAACTGGCCGCACGTCGCCTGCGCCATCAGCGCCGCCGCGAACGCGACCGTCTCGGTCTCCATCTCGCTCCAGGGCCTCGGCCTCTCGGGCGACCTCGCCGCCTCCTCCCTCTGCCGCGTGCGGGGCCTGATCGCGCTGAGCCTCGCGTCCAACGGCTTCAACCAGACCATCCCGCTGGAGCTGTCGCGCTGCGCCTCGCTCGCGTCGCTCAACCTCAGCGCCGGCGCCTTCTGGGGCCCGCTCCCCGAGCAGCTGGCCATGCTCACCTCGCTCGTGTCGCTCGACCTCAGCCGCAACAGCTTCGAGGGCCAGGTGCCCGCCGGCCTCGCCGCGCTCGGCGGCCTCCAGGTGCTCGACCTCGGGGAGAACCTGCTCTCCGGCGTGCTCCACCCGGCGCTGTTCGGCAACCTCACCAGCCTGCACCTCCTGGACCTGTCCAGGAACCAGTTCCTCGACTCCGAGCTGCCGCGGGAGCTCGGCAGGATGAGCAGCCTCAGGTGGCTGTTCCTGCAGGGCTCGGGGTTCAGCGGCGTCATCCCGGAATCCTTCCTCGGGCTGGAGCAGCTGGAGGCTCTTGACCTGTCCATGAACAACCTGGCCGGCGTCGTGCCTCCCGGGTTCGGCCTCAGGTTGCAGAAGCTGATGACTCTGGATTTGTCACAGAACGGCCTCTCCGGGCAGTTGCCGGAGGAGATCGCTAGCTGCTCGATGCTTCGGAGGTTCGAGGTCCACGACAACGCCTTCAGCGGGGAGCTGCCTGCCGGGCTCTGGTCGCTGCCGGACCTACGCGTCATCCGGGCCCAGAACAACCGGTTCACCGGACGCCTGCGCGAGTTCCCGGGCGGCCAGTCTCGGCTCGAGCAGGTTCAGATTGACAACAACAGCTTCTCCGGCGGGATACCTCAGAGCATCGGCCTGGTCCGCACCATGTACCGTTTCTCCGCCTCCCTCAACGAGCTCAACGGCAGCTTGCCGGACAACCTCTGCGACTCTCCCGCGATGAGCATCATCAACATCTCCCGCAACGCGCTCTCCGGCACGATCCCGGCGTTCAAGAACTGCAGGAGGCTGGTGTCGCTGTACCTGGCCGGCAACGGCTTCACCGGGCCTATACCGGCGTCCCTCGGAGACTTACAGGTGCTGACGTACATCGACCTGTCCAGCAACGCCCTCACCGGCGGCATTCCGACGGAGCTCCAGAACCTGAAGCTCGCCCTGCTGAATGTCTCGTACAACCAGCTCTCCGGCCGCGTGCCGCCATCTCTGATCACCGAGCTTCCCGCCGTGTTCCTCCAGGGCAACCCGGGGCTGTGCGGCCCGGGGTTGCCGAAAGACTGCGACGCCGACGCGCCATCGCGGAGGCGTCAGGGACTCGCGGTGGCCGCAACCGTGGCGTCGTTTCTCACCGGCGTGGCGCTGCTCGCTGTCGGGGCATTCGCGGTCTGCAAGAGGTTACGCGGCAGcgagtcctcctcctcctcctccccgtgGAAGCTCGTGCTCTTTCACCCTGTCAGAATCACCGGAGAGGAGCTGCTCGCTGGATTCCACGACAAGAATATCATCGGCAGAGGTGCCTTTGGAAGAGTTTACCTGATCGAGCTCCAAGACGGGCAAAAGGTTGCGGTGAAGAGGCTGGTGAACTCGTCAGGCAAGCTAACATTCAGAGTAGCCAAGAACGAGATGGAAGCACTGGCGAAAATCCGGCACAAGAACATCGCCAAGGTGCTGGGATTCTTCTACTCCGGGTCCGACGGCGAGGTCAGCATCATATATGACCACTCGCAGTCGCAGGTAGGAAGCTTGCAGGATCTCATCTGCGCGCCGAAACTCACAATCTGCTGGAAGGACCGGGTGAGGATCGCTCTGGGAGTAGCTCAAGGGCTGGCACACCTTCACCATGACCATGCTCCTCAAGTGCTGCATAGAGACCTCAAGTCGAGCAATGTGCTGCTACTCGGTGATGAACTCGAGCCCAGGGTCACCGGGTTTGGGATTGATCGTGTTGTCGGGGAGATGGCGTACCAGTCTTGCATGTCTTCGGACCTGAATTACAAGTGCTATGTTGCACCAG AGCAAAGCTGCACCAAGAAACCAACGCACCTCATGGACGTCTACAGCTTCGGGGTCATCCTACTGGAACTGGTCACCGCAGCACAGCGGCCGGCGTCCGACGGCGAGTCCGTCGACGTCGTCAAGTGGGTGCGGCGGCGGGCCAACGTGACCGACGGAGTGTCGCAGATACTTGACCCCAGCATCGCCAGCGCGGCGACGCAGAAGGGGATGCAGGCCACCCTCGAGCTCGCCCTGCGCTGCACGTCAGTGGTGCCCGATCGGAGACCGGCCATGGATGAGGTTGCCCGGTCGCTGCAGGCAATCAGTTTCGCTAGTGTTCATCCGCAGACGCCGATGCTCACTAAATCGCCCGGGACTCTGGAACCATGA